A single genomic interval of Zingiber officinale cultivar Zhangliang chromosome 4A, Zo_v1.1, whole genome shotgun sequence harbors:
- the LOC121969180 gene encoding pyrophosphate-energized vacuolar membrane proton pump-like, producing the protein MGAAILSDLLTEILIPVAAAVGIAFALFQWLLVSRVKLSAERQAPAGKKNGYGDYLIEEEEGLNDHNVVLKCAEIQSAISEGATSFLFTEYQYVGIFMAVFAILIFLFLGSVEGFSTKEQPCTYSKDKYCKPALANAIFSTLSFLLGAVTSVVSGFLGMKIATFANARTTLEARKGVGKAFITAFRSGAVMGFLLAANGLLVLYISINLFKLYYGDDWEGLFEAITGYGLGGSSMALFGRVGGGIYTKAADVGADLVGKVERNIPEDDPRNPAVIADNVGDNVGDIAGMGSDLFGSYAESSCAALVVASISSFGINHDFTSMCYPLLVSSMGIIVCLITTLFATDFFEIKAVKEIEPALKRQLIVSTALMTLGIALVSWIALPSSFTIFNFGEQKLVKNWELFFCVAMGLWAGLVIGFTTEYYTSNAYSPVQDVADSCRTGAATNVIFGLALGYKSVIIPIFAIAVGIFVSFSLAAMYGIAVAALGMLSTIATGLAIDAYGPISDNAGGIAEMAGMSHRIRERTDALDAAGNTTAAIGKGFAIGSAALVSLALFGAFVSRAAISAVDVLTPKVFIGLIVGAMLPYWFSAMTMKSVGRAALEMVEEVRRQFNTIPGLMEGNAKPDYATCVKISTDASIKEMIPPGALVMLTPLIVGTLFGVETLSGVLAGALVSGVQIAISASNTGGAWDNAKKYIEAGASEHARTLGPKGSDAHKAAVIGDTIGDPLKDTSGPSLNILIKLMAVESLVFAPFFAAHGGLLFKIF; encoded by the exons GGCCGCCGTCGGGATCGCTTTTGCGCTCTTCCAGTGGTTGCTGGTTTCTCGCGTGAAGCTCTCTGCGGAGAGACAGGCGCCTGCTGGTAAGAAGAATGGGTACGGCGACTATCTCATCGAGGAGGAGGAAGGGCTCAATGATCACAACGTGGTGTTGAAGTGCGCCGAGATCCAGAGCGCCATCTCTGAAG GAGCTACTTCCTTCCTCTTCACCGAATACCAGTATGTCGGAATCTTCATGGCAGTTTTTGCTATACTGATCTTCCTTTTTCTTGGTTCTgtggaaggctttagcacaaaagAACAGCCATGCACCTACAGCAAGGATAAGTACTGCAAACCAGCACTTGCTAATGCTATCTTTAGTACTTTATCATTCTTGCTTGGTGCTGTCACTTCTGTTGTGTCTGGTTTCCTTGGGATGAAAATTGCAACATTTGCCAATGCAAGAACAACTTTAGAAGCAAGGAAAGGTGTTGGAAAAGCATTTATTACTGCATTCAGATCTGGTGCAGTTATGGGCTTTTTGCTAGCTGCAAACGGCCTTTTGGTGTTGTATATTTCGATTAACTTATTCAAATTGTATTATGGAGATGATTGGGAAGGCCTATTTGAAGCCATTACTGGTTATGGTCTTGGTGGGTCTTCCATGGCTCTTTTTGGGAGAGTTGGTGGTGGTATCTATACAAAAGCGGCTGATGTTGGTGCTGATCTAGTTGGTAAGGTTGAGAGAAACATTCCTGAAGATGATCCCCGAAACCCAGCT GTCATAGCTGATAATGTTGGAGACAATGTGGGGGATATTGCTGGAATGGGATCTGATCTTTTTGGTTCATACGCTGAGTCGTCATGTGCTGCTTTGGTTGTTGCCTCTATTTCTTCCTTTGGAATTAACCATGATTTTACCTCCATGTGCTATCCCCTTCTTGTCAGTTCGATGGGTATCATTGTTTGCTTGATAACTACACTGTTTGCCACCGACTTCTTTGAAATAAAAGCAGTGAAAGAAATTGAGCCTGCACTTAAAAGGCAACTAATTGTCTCCACTGCTCTTATGACTCTTGGAATTGCACTTGTTAGCTGGATAGCTCTCCCATCTTCCTTCACTATCTTCAATTTTGGTGAGCAGAAGCTAGTTAAAAATTG GGAGCTGTTCTTCTGCGTTGCCATGGGATTATGGGCTGGCCTGGTTATTGGGTTTACTACAGAATATTATACAAGCAATGCGTACAG CCCTGTGCAAGATGTTGCTGATTCTTGCCGAACTGGTGCTGCAACTAATGTCATCTTTGGACTTGCTTTGGGATACAAATCGGTCATCATCCCAATTTTTGCCATTGCCGTGGGTATTTTTGTTAGCTTTAGTCTCGCTGCCATGTACGGCATTGCAGTTGCTGCACTCGGTATGCTGAGCACTATTGCAACTGGTCTGGCGATCGACGCTTATGGCCCCATTAGTGACAATGCTGGAGGCATTGCTGAGATGGCTGGTATGAGCCACAGGATTCGCGAGAGGACTGACGCTTTGGATGCTGCTGGGAATACTACTGCAGCAATTGGAAAG GGATTTGCCATTGGTTCTGCTGCCTTGGTTTCCCTCGCCCTCTTTGGTGCCTTTGTTAGTAGAGCAGCAATCTCCGCTGTGGATGTTCTCACACCAAAAGTCTTCATTGGGTTGATTGTCGGTGCCATGCTCCCTTATTGGTTCTCTGCCATGACCATGAAGAGTGTGGGTAGAGCAGCGCTGGAGATGGTCGAGGAAGTCCGTAGACAGTTCAATACCATTCCTGGTCTTATGGAGGGCAATGCCAAACCAGATTATGCCACCTGCGTCAAGATCTCCACAGATGCTTCGATCAAGGAGATGATCCCTCCTGGTGCTCTGGTGATGCTCACGCCACTCATCGTGGGAACCCTCTTTGGCGTCGAAACTCTATCTGGTGTTCTTGCTGGTGCTCTCGTTTCCGGAGTTCAG ATTGCTATCTCCGCGTCAAACACCGGTGGTGCTTGGGATAATGCCAAGAAGTACATTGAG GCGGGCGCGTCCGAGCATGCAAGAACTCTTGGCCCCAAGGGGTCGGATGCCCACAAGGCAGCTGTGATTGGTGACACCATTGGGGATCCCTTGAAAGACACATCTGGGCCATCACTCAACATCCTCATCAAGCTTATGGCCGTCGAGTCGCTTGTGTTCGCACCCTTCTTTGCCGCACACGGCGGCCTGCTCTTCAAGATATTCTAA